A window from Drosophila nasuta strain 15112-1781.00 chromosome 3, ASM2355853v1, whole genome shotgun sequence encodes these proteins:
- the LOC132793641 gene encoding uncharacterized protein LOC132793641, with protein sequence MAYRLIVIAIAILSFQSLNEAKRPFTIEINNFTCRMLDPSWGHEFSCTIYRKRIVPVMYARFSLKESANDFNLWLDVGILKKDKTKISVGRHKLDGCKFLESFYSNNIFGKFFKRILSVSNLPKGCPVPANTVFEIRNYTVLVDEYPPNVPALTHQLTLQIEKDNKIIADVYIEGSIIY encoded by the exons ATGGCGTACCGCTTAATTgttatagctatagctattcTCAGCTTTCAGTCCTTGAATGAGGCTAAG CGACCTTTCACCATTGAAATCAACAATTTTACATGCCGAATGCTTGATCCCTCATGGGGACACGAGTTCAGCTGCACTATCTATAGAAAGCGCATTGTTCCAGTGATGTATGCACGCTTCAGCCTTAAGGAAAGTGCCAATGATTTTAATCTGTGGCTCGATGTGGGAATTCTCAAGAAGGATAAAACCAAAATCAGCGTCGGGCGTCACAAACTCGATGGCTGCAAATTCCTGGAGTCAttttacagcaacaacatttttggcaaattcTTCAAGCGCATCCTCAGTGTCAGCAACTTACCCAAAGGTTGTCCAGTTCCAGCT AACACAGTCTTCGAGATACGTAATTACACAGTTTTAGTGGACGAATATCCGCCGAATGTGCCAGCTTTAACTCATCAATTGactttgcaaattgaaaaggatAACAAAATCATTGCCGACGTTTATATTGAAGGATCAATTATCTACTAA